The following proteins come from a genomic window of Flavobacterium crocinum:
- a CDS encoding M1 family metallopeptidase, whose protein sequence is MRKIILLSFLSFGLNAAFAQSTSYWQQHADYKMEVSMDVKNYQYKGKQELVYTNNSPDTLKKVFYHLYPNAFQPGSEMDARLHFIKDPDGRMVNKTKDANGKDIKQSRIETLKPNEIGFLKIANFKQDGAVAQTRVSGTILEVTLAKPILPNSKTTFTLDFDGQVPVQIRRSGRNNSEGIELSMSQWYPKLAEFDFEGWHADPYIAREFHGVWGNFDVKITIDKEYTIGGSGYLQDKNAIGHGYEDAGVTVVYPKKAKTLTWHFIAPNVHDFTWAADKDYAHDIVKGPNDVDLHFFYKNTPKVAENWKQLEPLMVKVMDYYNNRVGQYPYKQYSFIQGGDGGMEYAMCTLMLGNGTLEGILGTATHELGHSWFQHILASNESKHPWMDEGFTTYIEDSALNELKGDKKEVNPFKGNYNAYYNLVNSGKEQPQTTHGDRYDENRPYSISSYVKGSIFLSQLEYVIGKENVDATLKRYFNDFKFKHPTPNDIKRTAERVSGAELDWYLTDWAQTTNTIDYGIKDVADNAGKTTISLERIGRMPMPIDLKVDYTDGTSETFYIPLRMMNFIKPNPNPNQKRTVLEDWAWAQQNYNFTIDKNKTAIKKITIDPSGLMADVKQANNVFEVK, encoded by the coding sequence ATGCGAAAAATTATTTTACTTTCTTTTCTAAGCTTTGGCTTAAACGCAGCTTTTGCTCAAAGTACTTCCTATTGGCAGCAACATGCCGATTATAAAATGGAGGTTTCAATGGATGTAAAAAACTATCAGTACAAAGGGAAACAAGAATTGGTTTACACCAACAATTCTCCTGATACGCTGAAAAAAGTATTCTATCATTTATATCCAAATGCTTTTCAGCCGGGAAGTGAAATGGACGCTCGTCTTCATTTCATTAAAGATCCTGACGGAAGAATGGTGAATAAAACAAAAGACGCCAACGGAAAAGACATTAAACAAAGTAGAATAGAGACTTTAAAGCCAAATGAAATTGGTTTCTTAAAAATCGCAAACTTCAAACAAGATGGTGCTGTTGCTCAAACGAGAGTTTCTGGAACTATCTTGGAAGTGACTTTGGCTAAACCAATTTTACCAAATTCTAAAACTACTTTCACTTTAGATTTTGACGGACAAGTTCCGGTTCAGATTCGTCGTTCGGGAAGAAATAATTCTGAGGGAATCGAACTTTCAATGTCACAATGGTATCCAAAATTAGCCGAATTTGATTTCGAAGGATGGCACGCAGATCCATATATTGCGAGAGAATTTCACGGAGTTTGGGGTAATTTTGACGTAAAAATTACAATCGACAAAGAATATACAATTGGTGGTTCAGGATATTTACAAGATAAAAATGCAATTGGGCATGGCTATGAAGATGCTGGTGTAACGGTTGTTTATCCTAAAAAAGCAAAAACACTTACCTGGCATTTTATCGCACCAAATGTTCACGATTTTACCTGGGCAGCAGACAAAGATTATGCGCATGATATCGTAAAAGGACCAAACGATGTCGATTTGCATTTCTTTTACAAAAACACACCAAAAGTAGCTGAAAACTGGAAACAGCTTGAGCCTTTAATGGTAAAAGTTATGGATTATTACAACAATAGAGTAGGTCAATATCCGTACAAACAATACTCATTTATTCAAGGTGGTGATGGCGGAATGGAGTATGCAATGTGTACTTTAATGTTAGGAAACGGAACTCTTGAGGGAATTCTGGGAACTGCAACACACGAATTAGGACACTCTTGGTTCCAGCATATTTTAGCTTCAAACGAATCAAAACACCCTTGGATGGATGAAGGTTTTACAACTTACATCGAAGACAGTGCTTTGAACGAATTAAAAGGAGATAAAAAAGAAGTAAATCCGTTTAAAGGAAATTACAATGCCTATTACAATTTAGTAAATTCTGGTAAAGAGCAGCCACAAACTACTCACGGAGATCGTTATGATGAAAACCGTCCTTACAGTATTTCGTCTTATGTAAAAGGAAGTATTTTCCTTTCGCAACTGGAATATGTAATCGGAAAAGAAAATGTAGATGCAACTTTGAAAAGATATTTCAATGATTTCAAATTCAAACATCCAACTCCAAATGATATCAAAAGAACAGCCGAAAGAGTTTCCGGAGCTGAGTTAGACTGGTATTTAACAGATTGGGCACAGACAACCAATACAATTGATTATGGTATTAAAGACGTTGCTGACAATGCAGGAAAAACAACCATTTCTTTAGAAAGAATAGGAAGAATGCCAATGCCAATCGACCTAAAAGTGGATTATACAGACGGAACTTCTGAAACATTCTACATTCCGTTAAGAATGATGAATTTCATTAAACCAAATCCAAACCCGAATCAAAAAAGAACTGTTTTAGAAGACTGGGCTTGGGCACAGCAAAACTATAATTTTACAATTGATAAAAACAAAACAGCAATCAAAAAAATCACTATCGATCCAAGCGGATTAATGGCTGATGTAAAACAAGCAAATAATGTTTTTGAAGTGAAGTAA
- a CDS encoding S8 family peptidase, which translates to MSHIKPLKLSAFALLVLAGCSASMQAQKSAPKQPVVAPLAVVKKAPVSENELKRWSHLDLVKDSIPGMSVDRALTELLQGKKGQKVIVGIVDSGVDIEHEDLQGMIWTNTKEIPGNGIDDDKNGFIDDVHGWNFLGNAVNENLEMTRIVKKGDDGSAEYKEALAQYTEKYEEALKDKEQVDFLLEVHNTIKKELNKSDYKIEDLSKITSTDPKVARSKAVMTQIFTNAGPTFDPEADFGEYKEQVYDQLNYNLNKEFDGRKIVGDNPEDIKDNHYGNNIVFGPDKEKALHGTHVAGIIAQIRGNNLGGDGVASPNVEILTVRAVPDGDEYDKDIALAIRYAVDNGAKVINGSFGKSFSPHKQWVYDAIKYAAKKDVLIVHAAGNDGYNIDETKNINYPNDSEDNVKEFADNVITIGAINKEYGENVIAGFSNFGKINVDVFAPGEEIYATVPNNKYKYLQGTSMASPNAAGVAALIRSYYPKLKASQVKKILMDSGVALPAKVVLGKSENPGEKPAAVSSVESSKTAKMVNAYNALLMAEKMSKK; encoded by the coding sequence ATGAGTCATATAAAACCTCTTAAATTATCTGCTTTTGCATTACTTGTTTTAGCAGGTTGCAGTGCAAGTATGCAGGCACAAAAATCAGCGCCAAAACAACCAGTTGTTGCTCCTTTGGCAGTGGTAAAAAAAGCACCAGTTAGTGAAAATGAATTAAAAAGATGGAGTCATTTAGATTTAGTAAAAGATTCTATTCCGGGAATGAGTGTTGACAGAGCCTTAACTGAATTACTGCAAGGTAAAAAAGGGCAGAAAGTGATTGTAGGTATTGTAGATTCTGGTGTAGACATCGAACACGAAGATCTTCAGGGAATGATCTGGACGAATACTAAAGAAATTCCAGGAAACGGAATTGACGACGATAAAAATGGTTTTATCGATGATGTTCATGGATGGAATTTCCTTGGAAATGCTGTTAATGAAAACCTGGAAATGACCCGTATCGTTAAAAAAGGTGATGATGGTTCGGCAGAATACAAAGAGGCTTTGGCACAATATACTGAAAAGTATGAGGAAGCTTTAAAAGATAAAGAACAAGTAGATTTCTTATTAGAGGTTCACAATACCATCAAAAAGGAATTAAATAAATCAGATTATAAAATAGAAGATTTAAGTAAAATTACTTCGACAGATCCAAAAGTAGCAAGAAGTAAAGCTGTAATGACTCAGATTTTTACTAATGCAGGGCCAACTTTTGATCCGGAAGCTGATTTTGGAGAATACAAAGAACAGGTTTACGATCAGTTAAACTATAATTTAAATAAAGAGTTTGACGGTAGAAAAATCGTAGGTGATAATCCGGAAGATATTAAAGATAATCATTACGGAAACAATATCGTTTTTGGTCCGGACAAAGAAAAGGCGCTTCACGGAACTCACGTTGCCGGAATTATTGCTCAAATTAGAGGAAATAATTTAGGAGGAGACGGAGTAGCTTCACCAAATGTTGAGATTTTAACGGTTAGAGCGGTGCCAGACGGAGACGAATATGATAAAGACATTGCTTTGGCAATTCGTTATGCAGTAGATAATGGAGCAAAAGTAATTAACGGAAGTTTCGGAAAAAGCTTTTCTCCGCACAAACAATGGGTTTACGATGCTATTAAATATGCAGCTAAAAAAGATGTCTTAATTGTTCATGCTGCAGGAAATGATGGATATAATATTGATGAAACAAAAAACATCAATTATCCAAACGACTCTGAAGACAACGTAAAAGAGTTTGCAGATAATGTCATTACAATTGGTGCAATTAATAAAGAATACGGAGAAAATGTTATCGCAGGATTCTCAAACTTTGGAAAAATCAACGTAGACGTTTTTGCTCCGGGTGAAGAAATTTATGCAACAGTTCCAAACAACAAATACAAATATTTACAAGGAACATCAATGGCGTCTCCAAATGCGGCAGGTGTTGCAGCTTTGATTCGTTCTTACTATCCAAAATTAAAAGCTTCTCAGGTTAAGAAGATTTTAATGGATTCCGGAGTGGCACTTCCTGCAAAAGTTGTTTTAGGTAAAAGTGAAAATCCGGGAGAAAAACCAGCAGCGGTTTCTTCTGTAGAATCATCAAAAACAGCAAAGATGGTAAATGCTTACAATGCTTTATTAATGGCAGAGAAAATGTCTAAAAAATAA
- a CDS encoding L-threonine 3-dehydrogenase, with the protein MNPKILIIGACGQIGTELTQKLRKLYGTENVIASDIRKLNTDVVNSGPFEVVNALDFNQIEHLVEVHQITDVYLMAALLSATAEKNPAFAWDLNMNSLFHVLNLAKAKKIQKIFWPSSIAVFGPTTPKENTPQYTVMEPSTVYGISKQAGERWCEYYHNIYGVDVRSIRYPGLISWSTPPGGGTTDYAVDIFYKAIADKKYECFLSSETKMPMMYMDDAIDATINIMKAPVEEIKIHSSYNLAAMSFTPTEIAAEIKKHIPEFEITYNPDFRQKIADSWPASIDDSSAREDWGWNHKFDLESMTKDMIEHLS; encoded by the coding sequence ATGAATCCTAAAATATTGATCATTGGTGCCTGCGGTCAGATTGGAACAGAACTGACGCAAAAACTGCGTAAATTATACGGAACCGAAAATGTTATCGCTTCTGATATTCGAAAATTAAATACTGATGTTGTTAATTCAGGGCCTTTTGAAGTTGTCAATGCTTTAGATTTTAACCAGATTGAACATTTGGTAGAAGTACATCAAATTACCGATGTTTATTTGATGGCAGCTCTTTTATCGGCAACAGCCGAAAAAAATCCTGCTTTTGCCTGGGATTTAAATATGAATTCTCTTTTTCATGTTTTAAATTTAGCAAAAGCTAAAAAGATTCAGAAGATTTTCTGGCCATCCAGTATCGCTGTTTTTGGGCCAACAACTCCAAAAGAAAACACACCTCAATATACCGTAATGGAACCTTCTACTGTTTACGGCATTAGTAAACAAGCAGGAGAAAGATGGTGCGAATACTATCATAATATATACGGTGTAGATGTTCGCAGTATTCGTTATCCAGGGTTAATCAGCTGGTCGACTCCTCCAGGCGGTGGAACAACAGATTATGCTGTTGATATTTTTTATAAGGCTATTGCCGATAAAAAATACGAATGCTTTTTATCTTCTGAAACTAAAATGCCAATGATGTATATGGATGATGCAATCGATGCAACAATCAACATCATGAAAGCGCCGGTTGAAGAAATCAAAATACATTCTTCATACAATTTAGCTGCGATGAGTTTTACCCCAACTGAAATTGCTGCCGAAATCAAAAAACATATTCCAGAATTTGAAATCACTTACAATCCAGATTTCCGTCAAAAAATTGCGGACAGCTGGCCGGCTAGTATTGATGATTCTTCAGCAAGGGAAGACTGGGGGTGGAATCATAAATTTGATTTGGAATCGATGACCAAAGATATGATTGAGCATTTGAGTTAA